The Acidobacteriota bacterium genome has a window encoding:
- a CDS encoding DUF4115 domain-containing protein, which yields MSLGADLKRERELRGVTLEEIARETKIRASLLGYIEDDRFDRLPAGVFRRSFVRSYARYLGIDEDKPVREYLLVEDRLKSAGYRSRAAQKPRPSLGAKLKTRAAGAKSGAIFPSLVALLGALTIFYFVEVGARTDQDSLSVPKNAGAAQHSQDQASAPAQASGNNGQPAGVSGSGDQAGLSVLGELAPKLSPETPSEAKPVSVTEPRLRIKGREQAWIRVSVGESTLFSGILRSDETRSFSLQRPLNVKLGNPLGTQLWVNDQVFAQLGEPGKTKTIVVSAENYQSFLAARDPVVPSSNPSQVSTLN from the coding sequence GTGTCCTTGGGCGCCGATCTGAAACGTGAGCGGGAACTTAGAGGGGTTACCCTGGAAGAAATAGCCAGGGAAACCAAGATCCGGGCCAGTTTGCTCGGTTACATCGAAGACGACCGCTTCGATCGATTGCCCGCCGGTGTTTTTCGACGGTCCTTTGTTCGGAGCTATGCCCGCTACCTGGGTATCGATGAGGACAAACCGGTGCGGGAATACCTTTTGGTGGAAGACCGGCTCAAATCCGCGGGCTACAGGTCCCGAGCCGCTCAGAAACCCCGGCCATCCTTGGGCGCGAAGTTGAAGACCCGGGCTGCAGGCGCAAAATCCGGCGCCATCTTTCCCTCCCTGGTGGCACTACTTGGGGCCCTCACGATCTTTTACTTCGTCGAAGTAGGCGCCCGGACAGACCAGGATTCGTTGAGCGTCCCCAAGAACGCCGGTGCAGCGCAGCATTCGCAGGATCAAGCCTCGGCGCCCGCACAGGCTTCCGGGAACAACGGGCAGCCTGCCGGTGTGAGTGGATCGGGTGATCAGGCCGGCTTGAGTGTCTTGGGAGAACTGGCTCCCAAACTGTCCCCTGAAACGCCATCGGAAGCCAAGCCCGTGTCGGTGACGGAGCCGAGGCTACGCATCAAGGGCCGAGAGCAGGCCTGGATAAGGGTCAGCGTTGGGGAAAGCACGTTGTTCAGCGGCATCTTGCGCTCTGACGAGACCAGGAGCTTTTCTCTCCAGCGGCCCCTGAACGTGAAGCTTGGAAATCCCCTGGGAACTCAACTCTGGGTGAACGATCAGGTTTTCGCCCAGCTCGGTGAGCCAGGGAAAACCAAGACCATCGTGGTTTCGGCAGAAAACTACCAGAGCTTTCTGGCCGCGCGCGACCCGGTCGTCCCATCCTCCAACCCATCGCAGGTAAGCACCCTCAACTAG
- a CDS encoding VWA domain-containing protein — MNVLSRLLLTSSLLCGLCLTASADEIPKVRTLRIDVRMVEVYTAVFDQRGRYVPGLAPADFEIEEDGQIQSIQAFESQTSALTIALLVDTTGSMLKPLPHVKNAVADLLTEIKPQDRFGLFAFNNRLQVLVPFTKDRRAALRALFRMRASGSTALFDSLAQLAPHLARVTGKKAILLFTDGEDTSSVLSMEDSVRTIKRVGIPIYTVFQGRALQSQLLIDRLTEISNATGGVAVRIRRPEEIGRVFTEIVQDLQHLYLLGYYPPAEFGGSNGGWRKISVRVPRHKDFRVRAKEGYLP, encoded by the coding sequence ATGAACGTTTTGTCGAGACTGCTGCTGACCTCATCCCTTCTCTGTGGGCTGTGCCTCACGGCCTCTGCAGACGAAATACCCAAGGTCAGGACGCTCCGGATAGACGTCCGCATGGTGGAGGTCTATACGGCTGTCTTCGACCAGAGAGGCCGATACGTTCCGGGACTGGCGCCGGCTGACTTCGAAATCGAAGAGGACGGTCAAATCCAGTCAATCCAGGCCTTTGAGTCCCAAACCTCGGCTCTGACGATCGCGTTGCTGGTGGACACCACCGGAAGCATGCTGAAGCCGCTGCCGCACGTCAAGAATGCGGTGGCCGATCTGTTGACGGAGATCAAGCCCCAGGATCGTTTCGGCCTTTTCGCTTTCAACAATCGGCTCCAGGTCCTGGTGCCGTTTACCAAGGACAGGCGCGCGGCACTTCGAGCCCTGTTCCGCATGCGGGCCTCCGGGAGCACCGCTCTCTTCGATTCTCTGGCCCAACTGGCCCCGCATCTGGCCCGAGTGACCGGCAAGAAGGCCATCCTGCTCTTCACCGACGGAGAGGATACCAGCAGCGTCCTCTCGATGGAGGACTCGGTCAGGACCATCAAGCGAGTCGGGATTCCCATCTATACCGTTTTTCAGGGACGGGCGCTGCAAAGCCAGCTCCTGATCGATCGTCTGACGGAGATTTCGAATGCGACAGGAGGCGTCGCAGTCAGGATCAGACGCCCCGAAGAAATCGGCCGGGTCTTCACCGAGATCGTTCAGGATCTTCAGCACCTCTATCTGCTCGGTTACTACCCTCCGGCCGAGTTCGGCGGCAGCAACGGTGGGTGGCGCAAGATCTCGGTGCGTGTTCCTCGGCACAAGGACTTCCGGGTAAGAGCCAAGGAAGGATACCTGCCCTAA
- a CDS encoding aminotransferase class IV, translating to MRELANVNGNICALEDAVIPAEDRGCLFGDGVYEVVRAYQGRLWGVHRHWRRFQRSLREIDLQPANLEEIRGWIEETYHASQIPNATVYFHLTRGSSPRNHSWSESLSPSFFMSVRPFADRGIVAGVKVQSVPDLRWRRCDIKSLNLLPNVLAKQQARKLGAYEALLVDTKGNVTEGSSSAALAVLDRTIVAPPQTSAILPSITREYVEEIASELKLFFRERSLSLAEFRAAGEAFLAGTSDEITGITHLDGQAVGTGEVGPWTREIQRVYRQRIERGKD from the coding sequence ATGCGCGAACTGGCAAACGTCAACGGTAACATCTGTGCCCTCGAGGATGCCGTGATCCCGGCGGAGGACCGGGGCTGTCTGTTTGGAGATGGGGTTTACGAGGTCGTGCGCGCCTATCAGGGTCGGCTTTGGGGGGTGCACCGACACTGGAGACGATTTCAGCGCAGCTTGAGGGAAATTGACCTCCAGCCTGCCAACCTTGAGGAGATTCGGGGTTGGATCGAGGAAACCTACCACGCCAGCCAAATCCCCAACGCTACCGTCTACTTCCACTTGACCCGTGGATCCAGCCCCAGAAACCATTCCTGGAGCGAGTCCTTGAGCCCTTCTTTTTTCATGAGCGTGCGCCCGTTTGCCGACAGGGGGATCGTGGCAGGCGTCAAGGTTCAGTCGGTTCCGGACCTGCGCTGGCGCCGGTGCGACATAAAGTCTCTCAACCTGCTGCCCAATGTGCTGGCCAAGCAGCAGGCCCGAAAGCTGGGTGCCTATGAAGCGCTGCTGGTGGACACCAAGGGAAATGTCACCGAAGGAAGCTCCTCGGCCGCCCTGGCAGTTCTCGATCGAACCATCGTCGCTCCCCCTCAGACTTCTGCCATATTGCCAAGCATCACTCGCGAATATGTAGAGGAGATTGCGTCCGAGCTGAAGCTCTTCTTTCGGGAGCGGTCCCTTTCTCTGGCCGAGTTCCGGGCGGCCGGCGAAGCCTTTCTGGCCGGCACTTCAGACGAGATCACCGGGATTACCCACCTGGACGGTCAAGCTGTCGGGACAGGCGAGGTCGGGCCATGGACCCGAGAAATTCAGAGGGTCTACCGGCAGCGCATTGAACGGGGGAAAGACTGA
- a CDS encoding glucose 1-dehydrogenase — protein sequence MKLAGKTALITGGGTGIGRAISLLFAREGAAVAINYSKSEAEASETASAVQESGGRSLLVRTDVSSDAQVRQMMERVHGELGAIDILINNAGFTRFIDFADLEQLTEDIWDSLFAVNLKGTYFCCRAVAPLMQAQGGGRIVNIASVAGITGQGSCIAYCASKAGVISLTKSLARALGPDILVNAVAPALTETRWLDGVARAPEMRENFRKASALNRMGTAEDVAEVTLSMATDWSFVTGQIVVVDGGRML from the coding sequence ATGAAACTGGCCGGCAAGACAGCACTCATCACCGGGGGCGGCACCGGGATCGGAAGAGCCATTTCTCTGCTGTTTGCCCGGGAGGGCGCAGCCGTTGCCATCAACTATTCCAAGTCCGAAGCGGAGGCTTCCGAAACGGCTTCCGCGGTTCAAGAATCGGGAGGGCGCAGCCTGCTGGTTCGCACCGACGTCTCATCCGATGCCCAGGTCAGGCAGATGATGGAGCGGGTCCACGGAGAATTGGGCGCCATCGATATTCTGATCAACAACGCCGGCTTCACTCGATTTATCGACTTTGCGGACCTGGAGCAGCTGACCGAGGACATCTGGGACAGCCTCTTCGCCGTAAACCTGAAGGGCACCTATTTCTGCTGTCGTGCCGTGGCTCCCCTCATGCAGGCACAAGGCGGCGGACGCATCGTCAACATCGCCTCGGTGGCCGGAATCACCGGACAGGGCAGCTGTATTGCCTATTGCGCGTCCAAGGCCGGAGTCATCAGTCTGACCAAGTCATTGGCTCGAGCCCTGGGCCCCGACATCCTGGTGAATGCCGTGGCTCCGGCTCTCACCGAGACCCGCTGGCTCGACGGAGTCGCGAGAGCTCCGGAGATGCGGGAGAACTTCAGGAAGGCCTCGGCTCTCAATCGTATGGGAACGGCTGAGGATGTCGCTGAGGTGACTCTTTCCATGGCGACCGACTGGAGCTTTGTCACAGGGCAAATCGTGGTCGTGGACGGCGGCAGAATGCTCTGA
- a CDS encoding BMC domain-containing protein, translating to MPGEALGMIETKGFVGAVEAADAMVKAANVTLVGKEYIGAGFVTVCVRGDVGAVKAATDAGASAARRVGELVAVHVIPSPHAEAEKNIPGETR from the coding sequence GTGCCGGGCGAAGCGCTAGGAATGATTGAAACCAAGGGGTTTGTTGGCGCCGTCGAGGCGGCGGACGCCATGGTGAAGGCAGCCAACGTCACTCTGGTGGGAAAAGAGTACATTGGAGCCGGCTTCGTGACGGTATGCGTGCGAGGGGACGTCGGGGCCGTCAAGGCCGCCACCGATGCGGGCGCATCCGCGGCGCGGCGAGTCGGCGAACTGGTAGCTGTCCACGTCATTCCCAGCCCCCACGCCGAAGCTGAAAAAAACATCCCCGGCGAAACTCGCTAA
- a CDS encoding GTP-binding protein has translation MNAQTTDSQATVQLLRFTTCGSVDDGKSTLIGRLLHDSKLILEDQLAALKRASQMRGESEVNLANLTDGLRAEREQGITIDVAYRYFATPRRRFIVADTPGHIQYTRNMVTGASTSSLALILVDARKGIIEQTRRHATIASLLGIPHLVLCVNKMDLVDFSEEVFEVIRQEFTRFSTRLKIRDVTFIPMSALLGDNVVARSSKMPWYLGETLLSFLESVHIASDWNMQDPRFPVQWVIRPQFGRSTDFRAFAGQVASGAFRVGDRVTVLPSGRQSRVQDIQLMSRSLEVAHAPMSACILLEDTIDVSRGDLIVASDNLPHVGKDLEAMCCWMDETPLQLGKKYLLKHTTHSTKAMVHHLHYRLDINRLEEDSAHVLKLNEIGRIALKTATPLLYDRYHRNRSLGGFVLIDESTHATVGAGMLEEPARPAPLPERVDYSI, from the coding sequence GTGAATGCCCAAACGACCGATTCCCAGGCGACGGTTCAGTTGCTGCGGTTCACCACCTGCGGCAGCGTCGACGATGGAAAGAGCACCTTGATCGGCCGGCTGCTCCACGATTCCAAATTGATTCTGGAAGATCAATTGGCCGCTCTGAAGCGAGCCAGCCAGATGCGGGGCGAATCGGAGGTCAACCTGGCCAACCTCACCGACGGCCTGCGGGCCGAGCGGGAGCAAGGCATCACCATCGACGTCGCCTACCGTTACTTCGCCACGCCACGCCGGCGGTTCATCGTTGCCGACACGCCGGGTCACATTCAGTACACCCGCAACATGGTCACCGGCGCCTCCACCAGCAGCCTGGCGCTGATCCTGGTGGACGCTCGCAAGGGAATCATCGAGCAGACCCGGAGGCACGCCACCATCGCATCCCTGTTGGGAATTCCCCACCTGGTGCTGTGCGTCAACAAAATGGACCTGGTCGATTTTTCCGAGGAGGTTTTCGAAGTCATTCGACAGGAATTCACCCGATTCTCGACCCGCCTCAAAATCAGGGATGTCACCTTTATACCCATGAGCGCACTGCTGGGAGACAACGTGGTCGCTCGCTCCTCCAAAATGCCCTGGTATCTGGGCGAGACGCTTCTCTCCTTTCTGGAAAGCGTTCACATCGCCAGCGACTGGAATATGCAGGATCCGCGCTTCCCCGTCCAATGGGTCATCCGCCCCCAATTCGGCCGCTCCACCGATTTCAGGGCCTTTGCCGGACAGGTAGCCAGCGGGGCCTTCAGGGTTGGCGACCGGGTCACTGTCCTTCCGTCCGGAAGACAATCCCGGGTCCAGGACATTCAACTCATGAGCCGATCGCTGGAGGTTGCCCACGCCCCCATGTCGGCCTGCATCCTGCTTGAAGACACCATCGACGTCAGTCGAGGGGACCTTATCGTGGCCTCCGACAATCTTCCCCACGTCGGCAAGGACCTGGAAGCCATGTGTTGCTGGATGGACGAGACTCCCCTGCAGCTCGGCAAGAAGTACCTGCTGAAACACACCACCCACAGCACCAAGGCCATGGTTCACCACTTGCACTATCGGCTGGACATCAACCGCCTGGAAGAGGACTCGGCTCACGTGCTGAAACTCAACGAGATCGGACGAATCGCCCTGAAGACGGCCACTCCCCTGCTATACGACCGCTATCACCGCAACCGGAGCCTGGGTGGTTTCGTGCTCATCGACGAATCCACCCACGCCACCGTGGGAGCGGGCATGCTGGAGGAGCCTGCCAGACCCGCCCCTCTACCGGAACGTGTCGACTACTCCATCTAA
- a CDS encoding acetaldehyde dehydrogenase (acetylating) produces the protein MDRDLESIQQARSLLDKAFQAQERLSRFSQDQVDSVVRQMAEAALGAAEKLARMAVEETGFGNVADKILKNKFGSEFVHEAIKDLRTVGIIREDRKKGILEIASPVGVIAAIIPSTNPTSTTINKALIALKGRNTIVFSPHPSAAGCIQETSRLLSEAAVAAGAPEGSIGCLSQSTIEGTRELMSHRNTALILATGGHGLVKAAYSVGKPAFGVGPGNVPAYVESSADIPQAIQDIFTGKCFDNGTLCSSEQAIITDAAIKDRVIEEIKHNGGHFLNEQEIQALGQVVVTPRRTVNPKIVGKPAATIAALAGVRIPEGTRVLVAPLSGVGRDYPLSMEKLSPILAFYVEKDWEAACDRCIELLNYGGLGHTLAIHSKNDEIIRQFGLQKPVFRIVVNTQAALGAVGYTTRLFPSMTLGCGTLGGNITSDNISPFHLINIKRVAYSRTQDLGEDSSQAATAPRQQAIPANRGEVSALVDRLMADRRLQFQRPPQPAPPPARPTPPETPPDPPEPVSFVCEEDIRQAVKEDRKIHVDGKSIITPAARDLGNQKAVLVYLA, from the coding sequence ATGGATAGAGATCTCGAGTCCATTCAGCAGGCCCGGTCACTGCTTGACAAGGCATTTCAGGCCCAGGAACGCCTCTCTCGATTCTCCCAGGACCAGGTCGATTCGGTGGTCCGACAAATGGCCGAGGCTGCACTGGGAGCCGCGGAGAAGCTTGCCCGCATGGCCGTGGAGGAAACCGGCTTCGGCAACGTCGCCGACAAGATCCTCAAGAACAAGTTCGGCTCCGAGTTTGTCCACGAAGCCATCAAAGACCTCAGGACGGTCGGCATCATCAGGGAGGACAGGAAAAAGGGGATCCTCGAGATCGCCTCGCCGGTGGGGGTGATTGCCGCCATAATTCCCTCCACCAATCCGACTTCCACCACCATCAACAAGGCCCTGATCGCGCTGAAGGGCCGCAACACCATCGTTTTCAGCCCCCACCCCTCGGCGGCGGGTTGCATCCAGGAGACCAGCAGACTCCTGTCGGAGGCCGCTGTCGCTGCCGGAGCACCCGAGGGATCGATTGGGTGTCTGTCCCAATCCACCATCGAAGGAACCCGAGAGCTGATGAGCCATCGCAACACCGCCCTGATCCTGGCTACCGGAGGGCATGGTCTTGTCAAAGCCGCCTACAGTGTGGGAAAGCCCGCCTTCGGGGTGGGTCCGGGCAACGTTCCCGCCTACGTGGAATCCTCGGCTGACATCCCTCAGGCCATTCAGGACATTTTTACCGGCAAGTGCTTTGACAACGGCACGCTTTGTTCCTCGGAGCAGGCCATCATCACCGATGCCGCCATCAAGGATCGTGTGATCGAAGAGATCAAGCACAACGGGGGGCATTTCCTGAACGAACAGGAAATCCAGGCGCTGGGCCAGGTGGTCGTCACTCCCAGGCGAACGGTGAACCCCAAGATCGTCGGCAAGCCGGCAGCAACGATTGCAGCACTGGCCGGGGTTCGGATCCCGGAAGGTACCCGGGTCCTGGTCGCCCCGCTCTCCGGCGTCGGTCGGGACTATCCCCTGTCCATGGAAAAGCTCTCTCCGATTCTGGCGTTTTACGTGGAGAAAGACTGGGAGGCGGCCTGCGATCGATGCATCGAGCTGCTCAACTACGGAGGGTTGGGGCACACCCTGGCGATCCACTCCAAGAACGACGAGATCATTCGGCAGTTCGGCCTGCAGAAGCCCGTCTTTCGAATCGTCGTCAATACCCAGGCTGCCCTGGGAGCCGTGGGCTACACCACCCGACTCTTTCCGAGCATGACACTGGGATGCGGAACCCTTGGCGGAAACATCACTTCCGACAATATTTCCCCATTTCACCTGATCAACATCAAACGGGTCGCCTACAGCCGAACTCAGGACCTCGGGGAGGACTCGTCCCAGGCCGCAACCGCTCCGCGACAGCAAGCAATCCCCGCCAATCGAGGAGAGGTCTCGGCCCTGGTGGATCGCCTGATGGCGGACCGCCGGCTCCAATTCCAACGACCGCCCCAACCGGCACCACCGCCAGCCCGGCCGACGCCCCCCGAGACACCCCCGGATCCACCGGAGCCGGTCAGCTTCGTTTGTGAGGAGGATATTCGGCAGGCGGTGAAGGAAGACCGCAAGATTCACGTGGATGGAAAGTCGATCATCACCCCGGCCGCACGCGATCTTGGAAACCAGAAAGCCGTCCTGGTCTACCTTGCCTGA